One window of the Flavobacteriaceae bacterium YJPT1-3 genome contains the following:
- a CDS encoding Nif3-like dinuclear metal center hexameric protein has protein sequence MTVNEVSQALNQWAPLHYAEDFDNVGLLVGDPQQEVRGILITLDTLESVVQEAIDRDCNLIVSFHPIIFSGIKRFNGQDYVNRTVIKAIQHNIAIYAIHTALDNVPHGVSKGMCDRLGLIQRRVLMPKKGQLLELTTYVPHDQLESLRKQLFEAGAGAIGHYEECSFNVQGTGTFKPGQESNPTLGTQGELHEEPETKLSVVLDRKDRGRVLSALKKAHPYEEVAYELIALENEQQHLGMGMIGALENPVAETDFLEKVKKQFQCGGIRHSALRHKPVQQVAVLGGSGSFAIEAAKRAGADVLITADLKYHQFFQGDEQLLLIDIGHYESEQFTKNVLEQFLKEKFPNFAILLSIENTNPVNYL, from the coding sequence ATGACCGTAAACGAGGTAAGTCAGGCTTTAAATCAATGGGCTCCGCTGCATTATGCAGAAGATTTTGATAATGTAGGATTACTGGTTGGCGACCCTCAGCAGGAAGTCCGGGGCATACTGATCACCTTAGACACCCTGGAAAGCGTGGTTCAAGAGGCCATTGATCGAGACTGTAATTTGATAGTGAGTTTTCATCCCATCATTTTTTCGGGCATTAAGCGATTTAACGGGCAGGACTATGTGAACCGTACGGTGATCAAAGCCATACAGCATAATATCGCTATCTATGCCATTCATACGGCTTTGGACAATGTGCCGCACGGAGTAAGCAAAGGCATGTGTGATCGATTGGGCCTGATTCAGCGCCGGGTATTGATGCCCAAAAAAGGGCAACTTTTGGAATTGACAACCTATGTTCCCCACGATCAGCTGGAGAGCTTGCGCAAGCAATTATTTGAGGCTGGAGCCGGAGCTATTGGCCACTATGAAGAATGCAGCTTTAACGTGCAAGGCACAGGGACCTTCAAACCCGGCCAGGAAAGTAATCCAACCCTAGGCACCCAAGGAGAATTGCATGAAGAACCGGAAACCAAACTCAGCGTGGTGCTCGATCGCAAAGATCGCGGTCGGGTGTTGAGTGCTCTGAAGAAAGCACATCCCTATGAAGAGGTCGCTTATGAACTAATCGCTCTAGAAAATGAACAGCAGCATCTGGGCATGGGAATGATTGGAGCCCTGGAAAACCCGGTCGCAGAAACCGATTTTCTGGAAAAGGTGAAAAAACAGTTTCAATGCGGCGGGATACGACACAGTGCTTTACGCCATAAACCGGTGCAACAGGTGGCGGTGTTAGGCGGGAGCGGAAGCTTTGCCATTGAGGCCGCAAAGCGCGCCGGAGCTGACGTCTTGATCACGGCAGATCTCAAGTACCATCAGTTTTTTCAAGGGGATGAGCAACTCCTGCTGATCGATATTGGACACTATGAAAGTGAGCAGTTTACAAAAAACGTCTTAGAGCAATTTCTTAAGGAAAAATTCCCTAATTTTGCAATCCTTTTATCAATAGAAAATACGAATCCTGTTAACTACCTATAA
- the lpxK gene encoding tetraacyldisaccharide 4'-kinase, producing MSNWRKLLLPFSAVYYLITLTRNWLYDQNIWSSTSYALPLICVGNLSTGGTGKTPMTEYLIRLLRDRQLAVLSRGYGRNTKGYQQVNSTRTAQEVGDEPLQYARKFPAIRVAVCEDRRTGISKLRQDHDPELILLDDAFQHRKIQPGFSIVLTKYNELFLDDVVLPAGNLREPRRGVRRADAVVVTKCPLDLPRSEQQRILDRVSDYSGLPVFLSGIEYPEQVTNGKQQLAFSDLPDHFTLVTGIADARPLVRKLKEAGLHFDHWEFPDHHRFRESELQSIRNAPWILTTEKDFMRLESIASDHPSMYYLPMQVRFLQGGATLDSMILDYVKQSLD from the coding sequence ATGAGCAACTGGCGCAAATTGCTTCTTCCATTCTCTGCGGTCTATTATCTGATTACGCTTACGCGAAATTGGCTCTACGATCAGAATATCTGGAGCAGCACTTCCTATGCCTTACCCTTGATCTGCGTGGGTAACCTGAGTACCGGAGGTACCGGTAAAACCCCAATGACCGAATATTTAATCCGTTTGTTGCGTGATCGTCAGTTAGCCGTGCTCAGCAGAGGCTATGGAAGAAACACTAAGGGATATCAACAGGTGAATTCAACACGTACGGCCCAGGAAGTGGGGGATGAACCCTTGCAGTACGCCCGGAAATTTCCGGCAATAAGAGTAGCCGTCTGTGAAGATCGGCGGACTGGTATCAGCAAACTGCGTCAGGATCACGATCCTGAATTGATCCTTCTGGATGATGCCTTTCAGCACCGGAAGATCCAACCCGGATTTTCGATAGTGCTGACCAAGTACAATGAGCTCTTTCTCGATGATGTGGTCCTGCCTGCGGGAAACTTACGCGAACCTAGACGCGGAGTGCGACGCGCTGATGCAGTGGTGGTGACCAAGTGTCCTTTAGATCTGCCTAGGTCAGAACAGCAGCGAATATTGGATCGGGTCAGCGATTATTCCGGTCTGCCGGTCTTCCTGTCCGGTATTGAATATCCCGAACAGGTGACCAACGGAAAGCAGCAGTTGGCCTTTTCTGATCTACCGGACCATTTTACCCTGGTTACAGGCATTGCCGATGCCCGGCCTTTGGTGCGAAAACTCAAAGAAGCAGGACTACATTTTGACCATTGGGAATTTCCGGACCATCATCGCTTTCGCGAAAGCGAACTGCAAAGCATACGAAATGCACCCTGGATTTTGACTACAGAAAAAGATTTTATGCGGCTCGAAAGTATCGCCTCAGACCATCCGAGCATGTATTATCTGCCCATGCAAGTGCGGTTCCTGCAAGGGGGTGCCACATTGGATTCTATGATTTTGGATTACGTCAAGCAATCGCTGGATTAA
- a CDS encoding response regulator, which produces MRAFLGVFISLFFLLFSSLGQAQQKTQIEQVNAQIDSLLSAAVVNIENLNYEKSLITLEQARDLAQRIDNKKREGSTSTTLALLYYQMGDYDKASLESVRAMGLLNEIGEEIGLANSYLIYSQVQLSTGDYEKAGDYLDRAEIIFEKENDRLALAKVYKAKGDLRSNLEDREAAILYYDKAIDIFTTEDKKYLLAKTSVDKAQVLVVMEYFDQAKTVIDGAFELSKLNNFPRLEAESHRILSVIANSKGDYEQAFTNLQAYYARLAKIEEQTQAYLELPPATAMDLAEKNAIIANLNSKGMATERTVEVGKLTTVLGIALLTILSLLILSLYKNNNLRAKANELLQAKNSELIIAKENAEKASQVKAQFLSTITHELRTPMYAVTGLTHLLLSENPTEEQKKHLDSLKFSGEYLLSLINNILDLNKLEASKVEVEQTPFNLRKRIDDVLFALEKSAQDKGNRFELEFDKAIPDEVIGDPLMISQILINLVGNAVKFTSDGTVSIRVNIVNKTDKDVVLHFEVEDTGEGISKKKQKNIFQNFTQGSVQVNRKFGGTGLGLSIVKNLLDLVGSRIMLESTLGKGSIFAFDIKYGLTKSNAKENPHGIIYDVDYVALEGKHILVVEDNKINQMITRKILEKNKLSCDVADNGEISVEKVRNESYDLVLMDIHMPGISGIEATEQIRQFDKEIPILALTAVTIDENIDDFYVAGFNDIIPKPYKVEEFFAKIYKALKNKKVVA; this is translated from the coding sequence ATGCGAGCATTTTTAGGCGTATTTATCTCTTTGTTTTTCCTGCTGTTCAGCAGCCTTGGACAAGCGCAACAGAAGACGCAAATAGAGCAAGTCAATGCACAAATTGACTCTTTGCTCTCTGCTGCTGTGGTCAATATCGAAAATTTAAACTACGAAAAGTCTTTGATTACGCTGGAACAGGCGCGCGATCTGGCCCAACGTATCGATAACAAAAAACGAGAAGGAAGTACGAGTACGACCCTGGCGCTGTTGTATTACCAAATGGGTGATTACGATAAGGCCAGCCTGGAGAGTGTACGTGCTATGGGGCTGCTCAATGAGATCGGCGAAGAAATTGGTCTGGCCAACAGTTACCTCATCTATAGTCAGGTCCAGTTGAGTACCGGCGACTATGAAAAAGCAGGGGATTATCTGGATCGTGCAGAGATCATTTTTGAAAAAGAAAATGATCGCCTGGCTCTGGCCAAGGTCTATAAAGCCAAAGGGGACCTTAGGAGTAATTTAGAAGATCGGGAAGCGGCTATTCTGTACTACGATAAGGCCATTGATATTTTTACCACGGAGGATAAAAAATACTTACTGGCCAAAACCTCCGTCGATAAAGCTCAGGTGCTTGTCGTCATGGAGTACTTTGATCAAGCCAAAACGGTGATCGATGGTGCTTTTGAATTGAGTAAATTGAATAATTTCCCGCGATTGGAAGCAGAGAGCCATCGTATACTAAGCGTGATCGCCAACAGCAAGGGAGACTACGAACAAGCGTTCACCAATCTGCAGGCCTATTACGCCCGCCTGGCTAAAATTGAAGAACAGACCCAGGCCTATCTGGAATTACCTCCGGCAACCGCCATGGACCTGGCCGAAAAGAATGCCATAATTGCCAATCTGAACAGCAAAGGGATGGCTACTGAACGTACGGTAGAAGTGGGCAAGCTGACCACGGTGCTGGGGATCGCATTGTTGACCATCTTATCGTTGCTGATTCTCTCTTTGTACAAGAATAACAACCTACGGGCAAAAGCCAATGAGCTGCTGCAAGCGAAGAACTCTGAGTTGATCATCGCTAAAGAAAATGCTGAAAAGGCTTCTCAGGTCAAAGCCCAATTCCTATCCACCATCACCCATGAATTGCGTACTCCTATGTATGCCGTAACCGGGCTGACTCATTTACTGCTTTCTGAGAATCCAACGGAAGAACAGAAAAAGCACCTGGATTCGTTGAAATTCTCGGGTGAATATTTGCTATCGCTCATTAATAACATCCTGGATCTCAATAAACTGGAGGCAAGCAAAGTCGAGGTAGAACAAACTCCGTTTAATCTTCGAAAACGCATTGACGACGTATTATTTGCGCTGGAAAAATCGGCTCAGGATAAAGGGAATCGCTTTGAATTGGAATTCGATAAGGCTATTCCAGATGAGGTGATTGGCGATCCATTGATGATCTCTCAGATCCTTATCAATTTGGTTGGGAATGCCGTCAAATTCACCAGTGACGGTACCGTTTCCATACGGGTGAATATTGTCAATAAAACCGACAAAGATGTGGTGCTCCATTTCGAAGTGGAAGACACCGGAGAAGGCATCTCCAAAAAGAAGCAAAAGAATATATTCCAAAACTTCACCCAAGGCTCCGTACAGGTCAATCGTAAGTTTGGGGGTACCGGTCTTGGACTCTCCATCGTCAAGAACCTGCTTGATCTGGTGGGCAGTCGTATCATGCTGGAAAGTACCCTGGGCAAAGGATCCATCTTTGCTTTTGACATTAAATACGGTCTGACCAAGTCGAACGCTAAGGAAAATCCACACGGCATCATTTACGATGTGGATTATGTGGCCTTAGAAGGAAAACACATCCTGGTGGTAGAGGACAACAAAATCAACCAGATGATCACCAGAAAAATTCTGGAAAAGAATAAGTTGAGCTGTGATGTAGCGGATAATGGTGAGATTTCGGTCGAGAAGGTCCGTAACGAATCCTATGACCTGGTGTTGATGGATATTCACATGCCGGGGATCAGCGGTATTGAGGCCACAGAGCAGATTCGACAGTTTGACAAGGAGATTCCCATCCTTGCCCTGACCGCGGTAACTATTGACGAGAATATCGATGACTTTTACGTTGCCGGTTTTAATGACATCATCCCTAAGCCCTACAAGGTGGAGGAATTCTTTGCGAAGATCTACAAGGCGCTCAAGAATAAAAAGGTGGTCGCTTAA